A single genomic interval of Roseomonas aeriglobus harbors:
- a CDS encoding deoxyguanosinetriphosphate triphosphohydrolase, whose translation MIARASWAANPDATRGRLHPEPGGSARGPRDAFQRDRDRIIHSISFRRLRHKTQVFLAPDGDHFRVRLTHSIEVAQIGRTIARALGLNEDLTEALCLAHDIGHPPFGHAGENALEAALVGHGGFDHNGHTLRALTRLDSPYPMWPGLNLTWDTLEGLAKHNGPVHEPGWALAAVDAEMPLDLTSHASLEAQVAALADDIAYDNHDIDDGLRAGLLTLDQLLAVPLVARGWQGVCSRFPGVPAERLIGELIRSQIGAMVNDLIETTRAAVAEAGVETVDDVRAAGRTLGRFSDAMREDERTLKRFMYANLYHHPNQLAAADTARTIVSGLFETYRADPSAMPPEWRERMPETEPFRSRHIADFIAGMTDRYAIRRFQDIAGPVALPEGF comes from the coding sequence GTGATCGCCCGTGCCAGCTGGGCCGCAAACCCGGACGCGACCCGGGGGCGGCTCCATCCGGAACCGGGCGGATCGGCGCGCGGGCCCCGGGACGCGTTTCAGCGCGACCGCGACCGCATCATCCATTCGATCAGCTTTCGCCGCTTGCGCCACAAGACGCAGGTGTTTCTGGCGCCCGATGGCGATCATTTCCGCGTCCGGCTGACGCACAGCATCGAGGTCGCCCAGATTGGTCGGACGATCGCGCGTGCTTTGGGGCTGAACGAGGATCTGACCGAGGCCTTGTGCCTGGCCCACGACATCGGCCATCCGCCGTTCGGCCATGCGGGCGAGAATGCGCTGGAGGCCGCGTTGGTGGGTCATGGCGGGTTCGATCACAACGGCCATACGCTGCGTGCGCTGACCCGGCTCGATTCGCCCTATCCGATGTGGCCCGGCCTCAATCTGACCTGGGACACGCTGGAGGGGCTCGCCAAACACAATGGCCCGGTTCACGAACCCGGCTGGGCGCTGGCCGCGGTCGATGCCGAGATGCCGCTGGACCTGACCAGCCACGCCTCCCTCGAGGCGCAGGTCGCGGCGCTGGCCGACGACATCGCCTATGACAATCACGACATCGACGACGGCCTGCGCGCCGGGCTCTTGACGCTCGACCAGCTGCTCGCCGTGCCGCTGGTCGCGCGCGGCTGGCAGGGGGTGTGCAGCCGCTTCCCCGGCGTACCGGCCGAGCGGCTGATCGGCGAACTGATCCGCTCGCAAATCGGCGCGATGGTCAACGACCTGATCGAGACGACTCGCGCCGCGGTGGCGGAGGCGGGGGTGGAGACGGTCGACGACGTCCGCGCCGCGGGCCGCACGCTCGGCCGCTTCTCCGACGCGATGCGCGAGGACGAACGCACGCTGAAGCGTTTCATGTACGCCAATCTCTATCACCACCCGAACCAGCTGGCCGCCGCCGATACCGCGCGCACGATCGTCAGCGGGCTGTTCGAGACCTATCGTGCCGATCCGTCCGCAATGCCGCCCGAGTGGCGCGAGCGCATGCCGGAGACAGAGCCGTTCCGCAGTCGCCACATCGCCGACTTCATCGCGGGCATGACCGATCGCTACGCCATCCGCCGGTTCCAGGACATCGCCGGCCCGGTCGCATTACCCGAAGGGTTCTGA
- the ftsZ gene encoding cell division protein FtsZ, which yields MSIEFLPPDVDELTPRISVIGVGGAGGNAIANMIRADVQGVEFLVANTDAQALKQSEAPTRIQLGTKITQGLGAGSRPEIGRAAAEETIEQIQKSLEGAHMCFIAAGMGGGTGTGAAPVIAKAARDMGILTVGVVTKPFAFEGKRRAQSAEAGIEELQKFVDTLIVIPNQNLFLIANANTTFKEAFELADEVLQQGVRGITDLMVMPGLINLDFADVRSVMQEMGKAMMGTGESSGDARAIEAAQKAIANPLLDGVSMRGAKGVIVSITGGDDMRLLEVDEAANHIRELVDPDANIIWGSAFNPDLEGKIRVSVVATGIEAMAEGEAPPAPVAEAPRVFSFNAPRRPEPAAAPVAAPVAAQPAPAPAPEDTYGTTAPVPTQVDAGGYDEPTHVSSPAAVAARAEDDELVLGSDAMMDVPPSQAPAQPQPQPQGYGDVPPEPAIRRRWLTGAADEPAAPAEPAPRVKMGGTLFERMSGRGPKAEDDTDGKSPVDIPRFLHRQNNQ from the coding sequence ATGAGCATCGAATTCCTTCCCCCCGACGTCGATGAGCTGACGCCGCGCATCAGCGTGATCGGCGTCGGCGGCGCGGGCGGCAACGCGATCGCGAACATGATCCGCGCCGATGTGCAGGGGGTCGAGTTCCTTGTCGCCAATACCGACGCGCAGGCGTTGAAGCAGTCGGAGGCGCCGACGCGCATCCAGCTGGGCACCAAGATCACCCAGGGCCTGGGTGCCGGTTCGCGGCCCGAGATCGGTCGCGCCGCGGCCGAGGAAACGATCGAGCAGATCCAGAAGAGCCTTGAGGGCGCACATATGTGCTTCATCGCCGCCGGCATGGGCGGCGGCACCGGCACGGGTGCGGCCCCGGTCATCGCCAAGGCGGCCCGCGACATGGGCATCCTGACCGTTGGCGTGGTGACCAAGCCGTTCGCGTTCGAGGGCAAGCGCCGCGCGCAGTCGGCCGAAGCGGGCATCGAGGAACTGCAGAAGTTCGTCGACACGCTGATCGTCATTCCGAACCAGAACCTGTTCCTGATCGCCAACGCCAACACGACCTTCAAGGAAGCGTTCGAGCTGGCCGACGAAGTGCTGCAGCAGGGCGTGCGCGGCATCACCGACCTGATGGTCATGCCGGGTCTCATCAACCTCGACTTCGCCGACGTCCGTTCGGTGATGCAGGAGATGGGCAAGGCGATGATGGGTACCGGCGAAAGCTCGGGCGATGCCCGCGCGATCGAAGCGGCGCAGAAGGCGATCGCCAACCCGCTGCTCGACGGCGTGTCGATGCGCGGTGCCAAGGGCGTCATCGTGTCGATCACCGGCGGCGACGACATGCGCCTGCTCGAAGTCGACGAAGCCGCGAACCATATCCGCGAACTGGTCGATCCGGACGCGAACATCATCTGGGGGTCGGCCTTCAACCCGGACCTGGAAGGCAAGATCCGCGTGTCGGTCGTCGCGACCGGCATAGAGGCGATGGCCGAAGGCGAAGCGCCGCCTGCGCCGGTCGCCGAAGCGCCGCGTGTCTTCTCGTTCAACGCCCCGCGCCGTCCGGAGCCCGCTGCGGCCCCGGTCGCCGCTCCGGTCGCGGCACAGCCGGCACCGGCGCCTGCGCCGGAAGACACCTATGGCACGACGGCGCCGGTCCCGACCCAGGTCGATGCCGGCGGCTATGACGAGCCGACCCATGTGTCCTCGCCGGCTGCCGTCGCGGCGCGTGCGGAAGACGATGAGCTCGTGCTCGGCTCGGATGCGATGATGGACGTGCCGCCGTCACAGGCGCCGGCGCAGCCGCAGCCGCAGCCGCAGGGTTACGGCGACGTCCCGCCGGAACCGGCGATCCGTCGCCGCTGGCTGACTGGCGCGGCTGACGAGCCTGCGGCCCCGGCCGAACCGGCCCCGCGCGTGAAGATGGGCGGTACGCTGTTCGAACGCATGTCGGGCCGCGGTCCGAAGGCAGAGGACGATACCGACGGCAAGTCGCCGGTCGACATCCCCCGCTTCCTGCACCGCCAGAACAACCAGTAA
- a CDS encoding D-alanine--D-alanine ligase, translating into MHIAVLMGGWSGERPVSLMSGAGVADALESLGHRVTRIDMDRNVAARLSEAKPDLVFNALHGAPGEDGTVQGMLDLMGIPYTHSGLATSVIAVDKVLTKNQLVPHGIPMPGGRMMKSAELFEGDPLPRPYVVKPVNEGSSLGVAIVTDDGNYGSPIGRDVAGPWQDFAELLAEPYIRGRELTTAVLGDRALGVTELRPKSGWYDFDAKYTDGMTEHVFPAAIPDEITDACKRIAADAHRLLGCKGASRSDFRWDDERGVDGLFLLEVNTQPGMTPLSLVPEQAAHCGISYPDLVQWIVDEALGRR; encoded by the coding sequence CTGCACATCGCGGTCCTCATGGGCGGCTGGTCGGGCGAGCGCCCCGTATCGCTGATGTCCGGCGCCGGCGTTGCGGACGCGCTGGAATCGCTCGGTCACCGCGTCACGCGCATCGACATGGACCGCAATGTCGCTGCGCGCCTCAGCGAGGCGAAGCCCGATCTCGTCTTCAACGCGCTTCACGGCGCACCGGGGGAGGACGGGACCGTGCAGGGCATGCTCGACCTGATGGGCATTCCCTATACGCATAGCGGCCTTGCGACGTCCGTGATCGCGGTCGACAAGGTGCTGACCAAGAACCAGCTCGTCCCCCACGGCATCCCGATGCCCGGCGGGCGGATGATGAAGTCGGCCGAGCTGTTCGAGGGCGACCCCCTGCCGCGGCCCTATGTGGTCAAGCCGGTCAACGAAGGGTCGTCGCTGGGCGTGGCGATCGTCACCGACGACGGCAATTACGGCTCGCCGATCGGTCGCGACGTGGCGGGCCCGTGGCAGGATTTCGCCGAACTCCTGGCCGAGCCGTACATCCGCGGGCGCGAGCTGACGACCGCGGTGCTCGGCGACCGCGCGCTCGGCGTCACCGAACTGCGGCCCAAGTCCGGCTGGTACGATTTCGACGCGAAATACACCGACGGGATGACGGAACATGTCTTCCCTGCTGCGATCCCCGACGAGATCACCGATGCCTGCAAGCGCATCGCCGCCGACGCGCATCGCCTGCTCGGCTGCAAGGGCGCGTCACGCTCCGACTTTCGCTGGGACGACGAACGCGGTGTCGACGGGCTGTTCCTGCTGGAGGTCAATACCCAGCCGGGCATGACGCCGCTGAGCCTCGTGCCCGAACAGGCCGCGCATTGCGGGATCAGCTACCCGGACCTGGTCCAGTGGATCGTCGACGAGGCCCTCGGTCGCCGATGA
- a CDS encoding UDP-N-acetylmuramate--L-alanine ligase, which yields MKGVATDIGTIHFVGIGGIGMSGIAEVMHNLGYQVQGSDVAEGYVIEGLRKRGIAVTIGHAAENVTDAAVVVTSTAVKRGNPEVEAALSNRIPVVRRAEMLAELMRLKSTVAVAGTHGKTTTTSMVAALLDAGGVDPTVINGGIINSYGSNARLGASDWMVVEADESDGSFLRLDGTIAVVTNIDPEHLDHYGSFERAKDAYVEFVENVPFYGAALLCLDHPEVQALIPRVRDRRIVTYGFAASADVRGVNVQPYPGGNRFEALIRHRDGSVRSIEGIELPMPGRHNVQNALAAIGVALELGIDDATIQKGFERFSGVKRRFTKVGEVAGATIIDDYGHHPVEIRAVLSAARESAQGRVIAVVQPHRFSRLGNLMDDFQGAFNDADAVYVTPVYAAGEAPIEGVDADALVEGLKRRGHRQAATVADADDLAGVLANDLAPGDQVICLGAGDITKWAAGLASAIEGKRA from the coding sequence TTGAAAGGCGTCGCGACCGACATCGGGACGATCCACTTCGTCGGCATCGGCGGCATCGGCATGTCGGGCATTGCCGAGGTGATGCACAACCTCGGCTACCAGGTGCAGGGCAGTGATGTGGCCGAGGGCTATGTGATCGAAGGCCTGCGCAAGCGCGGCATCGCGGTCACGATCGGCCATGCGGCGGAGAACGTCACCGACGCCGCGGTCGTCGTGACCTCGACCGCGGTCAAGCGCGGTAACCCCGAAGTCGAAGCCGCGCTCAGCAACCGCATCCCGGTCGTCCGTCGCGCGGAAATGCTCGCCGAGCTGATGCGGCTGAAGTCGACCGTCGCGGTCGCCGGCACGCATGGCAAGACCACGACGACGTCGATGGTCGCCGCGCTGCTCGATGCGGGCGGCGTCGATCCGACCGTCATCAACGGCGGGATCATCAACAGCTATGGCTCCAACGCCCGCCTGGGTGCGAGCGACTGGATGGTCGTCGAGGCCGACGAGAGCGACGGTAGCTTCCTGCGTCTCGACGGCACGATCGCGGTCGTCACCAACATCGATCCCGAACACCTCGACCACTATGGCAGCTTCGAGCGTGCCAAGGACGCTTACGTCGAGTTCGTCGAGAACGTCCCTTTCTACGGCGCGGCATTGCTGTGCCTCGACCATCCGGAAGTGCAGGCGCTAATCCCGCGCGTCCGTGATCGGCGGATCGTGACTTATGGTTTCGCGGCAAGCGCTGACGTACGCGGGGTCAACGTCCAGCCCTATCCCGGCGGCAACCGGTTCGAGGCGCTGATCCGCCACCGCGATGGCTCGGTCCGTTCGATTGAGGGCATCGAACTGCCGATGCCCGGCCGCCACAACGTCCAGAACGCGCTGGCGGCGATCGGCGTCGCGCTGGAACTGGGCATCGACGATGCGACGATCCAGAAGGGGTTCGAGCGCTTCTCGGGCGTCAAGCGGCGCTTCACCAAGGTCGGCGAAGTGGCCGGTGCGACGATCATCGACGATTACGGCCACCACCCGGTCGAAATCCGCGCGGTGCTGTCGGCGGCGCGCGAGAGTGCGCAGGGCCGCGTGATCGCAGTCGTCCAGCCGCACCGTTTCTCGCGGCTCGGCAATCTGATGGACGACTTCCAGGGGGCGTTTAACGACGCCGATGCGGTCTATGTGACCCCGGTCTACGCCGCGGGTGAGGCGCCGATCGAGGGCGTCGATGCCGATGCGCTGGTCGAGGGGCTGAAGCGTCGCGGACACCGCCAGGCCGCGACCGTGGCGGACGCCGACGATCTGGCAGGCGTGCTGGCGAATGACCTTGCCCCCGGCGACCAGGTCATCTGCCTGGGCGCGGGCGACATCACCAAATGGGCCGCCGGTCTGGCGTCAGCAATCGAAGGGAAGCGGGCATGA
- the ftsA gene encoding cell division protein FtsA — protein sequence MAKAGPEELITALDIGSSKVSALIAQKGDGGELVVLGTGQRESRGVQRGYISDMHATEAAVREAVEQAERIAGLNIEDVWVSFSAGGLVSDVVKLEVDLGGHRVEQADIDDLLRAGRNAIDPGGRMVLHAQPMRYTLDGRNGVRNPLGLHADKLGVDIHVVATDGSPVRNLDLCVRSAHLEVKSIIAAPVATGLSCLSEEERELGVALVEIGAGVTNVSVFREGVLASLASIGMGAADITDDIASAFGTRRAQAERMKCFHGSANMSPRDHHEMIDVAPISHDGDAEVTRITRAQLNTVIRQRLERLMAEVTKELKRLNFDDPVGRQIVLTGGGSELRGIADYAQQALGRAVRVGRPRGLSALPDAHSGPAFATLAGLAAFAASDPIDLRAIEPSGGQLVARPKGGALLQRLMSAFRANY from the coding sequence ATGGCGAAGGCAGGGCCTGAAGAACTCATCACCGCACTCGACATCGGGTCGTCGAAGGTATCGGCGCTGATCGCGCAGAAGGGCGACGGCGGTGAGCTGGTCGTGCTCGGCACCGGCCAGCGCGAAAGCCGCGGTGTCCAGCGTGGCTATATCAGCGACATGCACGCGACCGAAGCCGCGGTGCGCGAGGCGGTCGAGCAGGCCGAGCGGATCGCAGGCCTCAACATCGAGGATGTCTGGGTCAGCTTCTCGGCCGGTGGCCTGGTCAGCGACGTCGTGAAGCTGGAAGTCGACCTAGGCGGCCACCGTGTCGAACAGGCCGATATCGACGACCTGCTGCGCGCCGGGCGCAACGCGATCGATCCCGGCGGGCGGATGGTGCTCCACGCCCAGCCGATGCGCTACACGCTCGACGGGCGCAACGGCGTGCGCAACCCGCTGGGGCTGCATGCCGACAAGCTGGGCGTCGATATCCACGTCGTCGCGACCGACGGCTCGCCGGTCCGCAATCTCGACCTGTGCGTCCGCTCGGCGCATCTTGAGGTCAAGTCGATCATCGCCGCCCCCGTCGCGACCGGCCTGTCGTGCCTGTCCGAGGAGGAGCGCGAGCTGGGCGTCGCGCTGGTCGAAATCGGCGCGGGCGTGACCAACGTCAGCGTGTTCCGCGAAGGCGTCCTCGCCAGCCTGGCGTCGATCGGCATGGGCGCCGCCGACATCACCGACGATATCGCCTCGGCGTTCGGCACCCGTCGCGCGCAGGCGGAGCGGATGAAATGCTTCCACGGCTCGGCCAACATGAGTCCGCGCGATCACCACGAGATGATCGACGTCGCGCCGATCAGCCATGACGGCGATGCGGAAGTGACCCGCATCACGCGCGCCCAATTGAACACCGTGATCCGCCAGCGGCTCGAACGGCTGATGGCGGAGGTCACCAAGGAGCTGAAGCGGCTGAACTTCGACGATCCGGTCGGGCGGCAGATCGTGCTGACGGGCGGCGGATCGGAACTGCGCGGCATCGCCGATTACGCACAGCAGGCGCTGGGGCGGGCGGTCCGCGTCGGGCGGCCGCGCGGGTTGTCGGCCTTGCCGGATGCGCATTCAGGGCCGGCGTTCGCGACGCTTGCAGGGCTCGCCGCCTTTGCCGCATCCGACCCGATCGACCTGCGCGCGATCGAGCCGAGCGGTGGCCAGCTGGTCGCGCGACCCAAGGGCGGCGCGCTGCTGCAACGGCTGATGTCGGCATTTCGGGCGAATTATTAA
- a CDS encoding FtsQ-type POTRA domain-containing protein — protein sequence MSRAPAKRTLKRRPQTSGRGGRKPAKKVGLLDRAVAAIPVSEQTLRKATGWSMFAAALGVLIVMAAWLGIPGTIGTALAETVGRAGLKVDRIEVTGTNRMDRMTIYAVALDQRSRAMPLIDLEGVRSKLLDYPWIADARVSRRLPDMLVIDIVEREPVAIWQNHGQLMLIDVTGKPLEPVSPDAMPPLPLVIGDGANEREPQYQTLMNAAPQFKRIVKAATWVGDRRWDLLFASGEKLSLPEGEEAAARALAKFSQLDARDRLLGRGYLSFDLRDPTRMVLRLPGGATNAKTMTGDGA from the coding sequence ATGAGCCGCGCACCCGCCAAACGCACGCTGAAGCGTCGCCCGCAGACGAGCGGCCGCGGCGGTCGCAAGCCGGCGAAGAAGGTCGGCCTGCTGGACCGCGCCGTCGCGGCGATTCCGGTCAGCGAACAGACGTTGCGCAAGGCGACCGGCTGGTCGATGTTCGCCGCGGCGCTCGGCGTGCTGATCGTCATGGCCGCGTGGCTGGGCATTCCCGGTACGATCGGTACGGCGCTGGCCGAAACGGTCGGGCGTGCGGGGCTGAAGGTCGATCGGATCGAGGTCACCGGCACCAATCGCATGGACCGGATGACGATCTACGCCGTCGCCCTCGACCAGCGCAGCCGGGCGATGCCGCTGATCGATCTGGAGGGCGTGCGCAGCAAGCTGCTCGATTATCCCTGGATTGCCGATGCACGCGTGTCGCGCCGACTGCCCGACATGCTGGTGATCGACATCGTCGAGCGCGAGCCCGTCGCGATCTGGCAGAACCACGGCCAGCTGATGCTGATCGACGTCACCGGCAAGCCGCTGGAGCCGGTGTCGCCCGACGCGATGCCGCCGCTGCCGCTCGTGATCGGCGACGGTGCCAACGAACGCGAGCCGCAGTATCAGACGCTGATGAACGCCGCGCCGCAGTTCAAGCGGATCGTGAAGGCCGCGACCTGGGTCGGCGATCGCCGCTGGGACCTGCTGTTCGCGAGCGGCGAGAAGCTGTCGCTGCCCGAGGGCGAGGAGGCCGCGGCGAGGGCGCTGGCCAAGTTTTCGCAGCTCGACGCGCGCGACCGACTGCTCGGGCGCGGCTATCTGAGCTTTGACTTGCGCGATCCGACACGAATGGTGTTGCGTTTGCCGGGTGGCGCGACCAACGCCAAGACGATGACGGGGGACGGCGCCTGA
- the murB gene encoding UDP-N-acetylmuramate dehydrogenase, translating to MGLEVTEILPGTGRGTAGVAGGGGGAPLGAALAESPLHQPAAGPPPRAGEELSVSGRLTPNAPLAPLVWFKSGGAAQWLFEPADVQDLCDFLRALAPDVPVMALGLGSNLIVRDGGVPGVVIRLGKPFAKVAADGLTLTCGGGASGILVSSTARDAGIAGVEFLRSIPGTVGGFVRMNGGAYGKETADVLVSADVILRSGERRTLAVEELGYTYRHSTLPDGAIVVGATFRGEAGEPAAIQAEMDCIAAAREASQPLRSKTGGSTFKNPDGHKAWALVDAAGCRGLTRGGAQVSEKHTNFLLNTGDATSADIEGLGEDVRARVKATSGVELEWEIQRVGISLPLPFRGEGRGEGHDQ from the coding sequence ATGGGGTTGGAAGTGACCGAAATCCTCCCCGGCACGGGGAGGGGGACCGCCGGCGTAGCCGGTGGTGGAGGGGGGGCGCCTCTTGGTGCAGCCCTCGCGGAGAGCCCCCTCCACCAGCCTGCGGCTGGTCCCCCTCCCCGTGCCGGGGAGGAGCTTAGCGTCAGCGGCCGTCTGACCCCCAATGCCCCGCTCGCACCCCTCGTCTGGTTCAAGTCCGGTGGCGCCGCGCAGTGGCTGTTCGAGCCGGCCGACGTGCAGGACCTCTGCGACTTCCTCCGCGCGCTCGCGCCCGATGTGCCGGTGATGGCGCTCGGGCTCGGCTCCAACCTGATCGTCCGCGATGGCGGCGTCCCCGGCGTCGTCATTCGTCTCGGCAAGCCGTTCGCCAAGGTCGCGGCGGATGGCCTGACGCTGACCTGCGGCGGCGGGGCGAGCGGCATCCTCGTGTCCTCCACCGCACGCGACGCGGGTATCGCGGGCGTCGAATTCCTCCGTTCGATCCCCGGCACGGTCGGCGGCTTCGTGCGGATGAACGGCGGCGCGTACGGCAAGGAGACCGCCGACGTACTCGTATCCGCCGACGTGATCCTGCGATCGGGCGAGCGGCGGACGCTGGCGGTCGAAGAGCTGGGCTACACCTATCGCCACTCGACGCTGCCCGATGGCGCGATCGTGGTCGGTGCGACGTTTCGCGGCGAGGCGGGCGAGCCTGCCGCGATTCAGGCGGAGATGGACTGCATCGCTGCCGCGCGCGAGGCGTCGCAGCCGCTGCGCAGCAAGACCGGCGGATCGACCTTCAAGAACCCGGACGGTCACAAGGCCTGGGCGTTGGTCGACGCCGCCGGCTGTCGCGGATTGACGCGGGGCGGGGCGCAAGTCAGCGAGAAACATACCAATTTTCTGTTGAACACCGGCGACGCGACGAGCGCGGATATCGAAGGACTGGGCGAAGACGTGCGGGCACGGGTGAAGGCAACCAGCGGGGTCGAGCTGGAGTGGGAAATCCAGCGGGTGGGGATAAGTCTCCCTCTCCCCTTCAGGGGAGAGGGCCGGGGAGAGGGGCATGACCAATGA
- a CDS encoding SPOR domain-containing protein gives MRLRHFRSGVAAIALAVVPAGVMAQHLMPAPTPTADALAAQMRVLAQNPRDVSALLQASELSVRLADTAAAMGFLARAQTVDATNPRLQAARASILVAMERPVEALRLYGQAERAGVGMDSYLGQRGLAYDLTGQGALAQADYRRALTLSPDDETVRRLGLSLGIAGKRDEALTLLDPLLRRNDRAAWRAWAFVLAMAGDQPQARQIATNMMAGGSALAPFLARLTTLPATDRAFAVHFGQLSPSAARMADARMAPAPGGQAGVQVASREMRAPVLPLVRPAPAPTPAPTPAPVQVAAPTPAPVQVAAAASTTVPSGLTASGAASPTVVRASSSFTTAAAPAPSPLPTPAPTPTPAPVVTAATPTPVAEPPAPVPTQPVPVEVVTLPTRRVAQAPAPSPTPTPVPVVQQAVARPVPTVRTPEVARRNTQLLASIIEKIDVPAAELEVAAPRSTAKPTRASKTAAAEAEVKATKSADAKKVPVDKKAEAKAQADAKLSDLKAKKLADAKAKADVEAKAKKVADAKKPDPTKAEPQRWWVQVAGGANEDDLDKDWKRVTAKSAALKGKGAYTTPLRATNRLLTGPFKSQEEAMALVNTLKKDGTSAFAWQSPAGQKVSRLATK, from the coding sequence ATGAGACTTCGACATTTCCGTTCCGGCGTCGCGGCGATCGCGCTTGCCGTCGTTCCGGCGGGCGTCATGGCCCAGCATCTGATGCCAGCGCCAACGCCGACGGCCGATGCGCTGGCAGCACAGATGCGCGTTCTGGCGCAGAACCCGCGCGACGTGTCGGCGCTGCTCCAGGCAAGCGAATTGAGTGTTCGGCTGGCCGACACGGCGGCGGCGATGGGTTTTCTTGCGCGGGCGCAGACGGTCGATGCCACCAACCCGCGGTTGCAGGCGGCGCGTGCGTCGATCCTGGTGGCGATGGAACGGCCGGTGGAGGCGCTGCGCCTCTATGGGCAGGCCGAGCGTGCCGGCGTCGGCATGGACAGCTATCTGGGACAGCGCGGGCTGGCGTACGACCTGACCGGCCAGGGCGCATTGGCGCAGGCCGATTATCGTCGCGCGTTGACGCTGTCGCCCGATGACGAGACGGTTCGTCGGCTCGGCCTGTCGCTCGGCATTGCCGGCAAGCGCGACGAGGCGCTGACGCTGCTTGACCCGCTGCTGCGTCGCAACGACCGCGCGGCATGGCGTGCCTGGGCGTTCGTGCTGGCGATGGCGGGGGACCAGCCGCAGGCGCGGCAAATCGCCACGAATATGATGGCCGGCGGCTCCGCGCTGGCGCCGTTTCTTGCGCGGTTGACGACCCTGCCGGCAACCGATCGCGCCTTTGCGGTGCATTTCGGCCAGTTGTCGCCGAGCGCGGCGCGAATGGCCGATGCCCGAATGGCGCCGGCGCCGGGCGGGCAGGCGGGGGTTCAGGTGGCGAGTCGCGAAATGCGCGCGCCGGTCCTGCCCCTCGTGCGACCGGCGCCAGCGCCGACCCCTGCGCCGACTCCCGCGCCGGTACAGGTTGCAGCGCCGACGCCCGCGCCGGTACAGGTAGCGGCGGCGGCTTCTACCACGGTGCCCTCGGGCCTGACCGCGTCGGGGGCGGCGTCGCCGACCGTGGTGCGCGCCTCATCAAGCTTCACGACAGCCGCAGCGCCCGCACCTTCGCCGCTACCGACACCGGCACCCACACCGACTCCGGCCCCGGTCGTCACCGCTGCGACACCGACGCCGGTTGCAGAGCCGCCGGCGCCGGTCCCGACCCAACCGGTTCCCGTCGAGGTCGTGACCCTTCCGACCCGCCGGGTGGCGCAGGCACCGGCGCCGAGTCCGACCCCCACGCCGGTCCCCGTCGTGCAACAAGCCGTCGCCCGCCCGGTGCCGACGGTGCGCACGCCCGAGGTCGCACGGCGAAACACGCAACTGCTCGCCTCGATCATCGAGAAGATCGACGTGCCCGCCGCCGAACTCGAGGTGGCCGCCCCGCGGTCGACCGCCAAGCCTACGCGCGCATCGAAGACTGCGGCCGCCGAAGCCGAAGTAAAGGCAACGAAGTCAGCCGACGCGAAGAAGGTCCCTGTCGACAAGAAGGCGGAAGCGAAGGCGCAGGCCGACGCGAAACTGTCGGACCTCAAGGCGAAGAAGCTTGCAGACGCCAAGGCGAAGGCAGACGTTGAGGCCAAAGCCAAGAAGGTCGCCGATGCGAAGAAGCCCGACCCCACCAAGGCGGAGCCACAGCGCTGGTGGGTGCAGGTCGCGGGCGGTGCGAACGAGGACGATCTGGACAAGGACTGGAAGCGCGTGACGGCCAAGTCCGCCGCGCTGAAGGGCAAGGGCGCCTATACCACGCCGCTACGCGCGACGAACCGGCTGTTGACGGGGCCGTTCAAATCGCAAGAAGAGGCCATGGCCCTCGTCAATACCCTCAAGAAGGATGGCACATCCGCGTTCGCGTGGCAGAGCCCGGCAGGACAGAAGGTCAGCAGGCTCGCGACCAAGTGA